A single window of Halostella salina DNA harbors:
- a CDS encoding ArsR family transcriptional regulator: MTEVWDEIGFVISSRYRVAVLKRLAEGPATPSQIATDSELSIAHISRSLRRLRDRDLVELLVSEDRKKGRVYGITDRGEQIWGQIQAENMLEE, from the coding sequence ATGACCGAGGTGTGGGACGAGATCGGGTTCGTCATCAGCTCGCGGTACCGGGTCGCCGTCCTGAAGCGACTGGCCGAGGGACCGGCGACCCCGTCACAGATCGCGACCGACTCGGAGCTCTCGATAGCGCATATCTCCAGGAGCCTCCGCAGGCTCCGCGACCGCGACCTCGTCGAACTGCTCGTCTCCGAGGACCGGAAGAAAGGCCGGGTGTACGGGATCACCGACCGCGGCGAACAGATCTGGGGCCAGATACAGGCCGAGAACATGCTGGAGGAGTAG
- a CDS encoding lipid II:glycine glycyltransferase FemX gives MSIDIRTVDDEEEWNRYVERSDGTTPFHRYGALAVQAEYAEATLYPFAGFKGQEAVGLFPVFEIRKGPVSTAFSPPPDIRVPYLGPATLNVDKLKRRKRDRRVKRFVEGCLDRVEEEIGPKYAHFRTDGRFEDLRPFGWNDHDVTPEYTYLVDLTADEETVKSRFSSDARSNIRDGEDADYTVEEGGRPAIERIVEQVRSRYEAQDVSFHLPTAFVADLFDRLPAGSIRPYALRVDGEFVGGILVVDDGDRVYRWQGGVRPDAEVDVAPNDLLDWRVMRDAMARGRSAYDLVGADSPRINRYKAKFGPNLEPYYSVEQGTPVMNTMAHLYRKFR, from the coding sequence ATGAGCATCGACATCCGCACCGTCGACGACGAGGAGGAGTGGAACCGCTACGTCGAACGATCCGACGGGACGACCCCGTTTCACCGCTACGGCGCGCTCGCCGTGCAGGCGGAGTACGCCGAGGCGACGCTGTACCCCTTCGCGGGGTTCAAGGGACAGGAGGCGGTCGGCCTGTTCCCCGTCTTCGAGATCCGGAAGGGGCCGGTGTCGACGGCGTTCTCGCCGCCGCCCGACATCCGGGTCCCCTATCTCGGGCCGGCGACCCTGAACGTGGACAAGTTGAAGCGGCGCAAGCGCGACCGCCGCGTGAAGCGGTTCGTCGAGGGCTGTCTCGACCGGGTCGAGGAGGAGATCGGGCCGAAGTACGCGCATTTCCGCACCGACGGCCGGTTCGAGGACCTGCGCCCGTTCGGCTGGAACGACCACGACGTGACGCCGGAGTACACGTACCTCGTCGACCTGACCGCCGACGAGGAGACTGTCAAGAGCCGGTTCAGCAGCGACGCCCGCAGCAACATCCGGGACGGCGAGGACGCCGACTACACCGTCGAGGAGGGCGGTCGCCCCGCGATAGAGCGCATCGTCGAGCAGGTCCGGAGTCGGTACGAGGCACAGGACGTGTCCTTTCACCTGCCGACCGCGTTCGTCGCCGACCTGTTCGACCGCCTGCCGGCCGGGAGCATCCGACCGTACGCCCTCCGCGTCGACGGCGAGTTCGTCGGCGGGATCCTCGTCGTCGACGACGGTGACCGCGTCTACCGGTGGCAGGGCGGCGTCCGGCCGGACGCCGAGGTCGACGTGGCCCCGAACGACCTGCTCGACTGGCGGGTCATGCGCGACGCGATGGCGCGCGGCCGGTCGGCGTACGACCTGGTGGGCGCGGACTCGCCGCGGATCAACCGGTACAAGGCGAAGTTCGGGCCGAACCTCGAACCGTACTACAGCGTCGAGCAGGGGACGCCGGTGATGAACACGATGGCGCACCTCTACCGGAAGTTCCGCTGA